The DNA sequence ATAGATGGAAAAGTGATTTATAAGGTAAAATGAGAAGGAGGTTATTTTTTATTCCAACAAAGACAATAAGGAAATAAAAAAGGGGAAAATGTGTAGAAATTTTTTTAAAATTATTTTTCTAATATTAATTTTAGAGAAAATTATTTTGTTTTCAGATGAAATTCGGAATATAGATTTCATAAAAGAGTCTTTGAAAAATCAAGAAAAATTAAGTTATCCTTCATTAAAAGTAAAATATTCTGTCTCAATTTTAATTGATGGAAAAGAATCTCCACATAGAAAAAATTGTTTATACATAAGGACTCCTGATTACTTTTTTATTGAAGAGCAAGACCTGATTAAAGATGAAATTAATTTTATTAGAAAACTGAAACATGAGAGGAGTACAAAAATAAATCATTCTTATTCAATAACAAAAACTGGATATAAAGCAGGAAGGATTTCTCAGGAGACAGAAAGTATATTCAACACGATTAAAATGGAAACCACCAATTTTCCAGTTTTAACAGAAAAAAATCCTTTTACTCCTCTTTATGAAGCACTGAATGAGGCAATAGATACAGAAGAAAAAAAGATTATAGATGGTTATACTTGTTATTTGTTTAAAATAATTGATAGAAAAAGCAACATTTGTTCAAATATATGGCTTGGAAAAGATATTGAATTCTGTCCTGTTTTAATTGAAGTTTTTAGAAAGAACTCTATTCTGGACCATAAAATACAGTTTGAAAATTACAAAGAAATTGTAAAAGGTTTCTGGTTTCCTATGAAAGTAATTGTAGAAATTTTTCCTGCTGAAACAACACCTGAATTAGAAAATTTTTACAAATCTAAAGGATTTTCACCAGATTTTGTTAAAAAAGTACTTAATGAAAAAAGTATTAATATTTATAATGTTATTGAAATTTCTGCAGGGAAACGAATATCAGAAGAAGAGATAAAACTGGAATTTCCTCCTGGAACAGAGGTAAGAGACGAGTTAACAGGAAGATTTTTTAAAATTACTGGTTTAAACTCAGAAGAAATTATAAAGTTAGAATCTATTATCAAAAATTATGAATATCAATCTTCTTTGGTAAAATCAATATACATAAAGACAAAAATTTATACTCAACTTAACTCTTTTCAGGAAAATTTAACTAATACTTTAGAAAATCATACAGTTGTTTTAGCAAGAAAAGGAAATTTAGAATATGAAGAAGAGATAAGCAGATTTAAACCAGAATATAAGATAAATAAAATTTTCACGACAAAAAAACTTCATGATAAGAGTACAGGGATTATAAAAATTCTGGGATATTCTATGAACCCTGAGAATAATGAAATAATTTCTCCTCCTGGATTAGAAGGTATTATTACCACAGATGACAACATTGTAATGAAATATAAAATGTTTAAAACTCCTGACATAGGTACAAAAATTATAGTTTTTGGATTACCATTACTAAAACGTTTGAAAGAAGATAAAGTAAAACTTTTACCAGATACTAAAAAGTTAGATGGATATTTATGTTATATAATTGAAGGTGATTGTAGTCCTCCATTTGAAGGGAAAAGTTATGAGATATGGATAGACCCTAAAATAGGATTTATGCCAAGATTAATTAAAGAAAAAATTTCATCAAAAGATTACACAATTAGGAAATTTTTAGAATATAAAGAAATATCAAAAGATATTTGGTTTCCAATGAGAGTGGAAGAAGAAAACGTATCAGAGAAAGAGATTAAGATTTCTCCTTATACTTTTATTTCCAAAATTGTTCGTAATTTATATGTGGTAGATGATGTAAAAATAAATACTTCTGGTTACAGTATGATAAACTTATTTTCTATACTGGTTAAAGATAGTATATTAGTAAAAAAATAATAGGAGAAAAAATTATAGATGGGGATAGGTGTTATGAAATAGAAATTGAAAGAGAGTTTGAAATTTATAAAGTTTATCTAGATATAGATTGTGGATATTTAATTGAAAAAGTTGTTGCTATTGACAAAGAAACCAATAATCAATTAATGTATGAACGTGAGGTTAAAAAATTTCAAAAATTTGGGCAAGATATATGGTATCCAGTTGAAATTGAAAGAAGGTTTTATGACGGGAAAGGACAGATATGTCAGAGGGACCACAAAATTATTAAGAAATTTATACCGAATTCGGAAGTAAAAGATTCATTATTTACACTTAAGTTTCCAAAAGGTCTTTTAATTAATGATGGTATCAAAGGAACAGGAGTTTTTGCTAAATAGTGAAATTTAAAATAGGAGGAGAAAAATGGTTAGAAAATTGCTCAGAATTGTCTTTCTGATATTAATTTTAAAAGGAATTATATTGTTTTCAGATGATTATGAAATTAAAGGAAGGGTTGTGGACAGGAATGGAAGTGGTATAAAAAATGCTTTAGTTGCTTATGGTCCAGGTGTATTCTGGATTAATTATAAATCTGTAAGGACAGATGAAAATGGCTTTTTTCACCTTAAAAATTTACCACATGAAAAAAGTATAGTTGCTGTTCAATGTAAAGGTTTTTCCCCAAAGTTTTTTGAAATTACTCCTGGAAAAGAAGAGAGCATTCCTTTTTTAAATGTAGAACTTGAACCAGGACATTCTGTCTCCGGTTATATAATTGATGAGAATGGTAAACCGGTAAAAGGCGCTCAAATTTCTACAATGGCTCTATGTAGGTTTATTTCTGCTGGATGTGAACAAATTTACAGATATCTTGAATCATCCTGTATAACAGATGAAAAAGGATATTTTAAACTGGAAGATTTACCTTCAGAAGGGGTATTTATCTCTGTATATGCTGAAGGATATGCAATGATTGATAAGAAATTTCTTGGAGTTGATAGGGATGATTATAAAATTGTTTTAAAGGTATTAGGATGTATCAGGGGTAAAATTATTGATGAAAAAACAAAAAATCCTGTTAAAAAATTCAAAGTAAAACTTAATTTTCCAGTTTTAAAAAAAATAACTGATTTAACTGGTGGATTCAGTTGTGATTTTATAAAAGGTGTGAATTTTGAAAGTGAAGATGGAACTTTTGAAATTTCAAATCTTACGCCTGATGCTGTTTATAAAGTAATTATTGAAAGTGAAGGTTTTGCTCCATTTTATATTGAAAAAGTTAAAGCAAAAAGGGTTCAGGAAAAAGAATATGAAATATTTGAATTAAAGCCATCTTTTTTAAGAATAGAGGGATATGTTTACAATTCAGTCAAAAAAACTCCTGTTTCAGATGCTGAAGTGATTATGATTGATACTCTGGGTAGAAACATTGGCTTTTTTTCCTGGATAAATGATTATTATGATTATGAAGAATTGGGTGTGGTAAGAAAAACCAGAACAGATGAAAAGGGAAAATTTACAATTTCAGATATTAGAAATACAAGGGGATATTTTATAATCAAACATCCTGAATATGGAAAAGCATTTTATCCTGAAATTCCAATAACTGAAAAAACAAAAACTATTGAATTTCCGATTGACCCTTCAGGAAAAATTGAAGGAATAGTTTATGATAAAAATAAAAGTCCTATTTCAGGTGTTGAAATTTATCTGGAACAAAAAATAGATGGAGATAGTGCTTTTTTTGGTTATGTTAAAACTGATGAAAATGGTTTTTATTCCTTCCAGAATTTATCATCGGGATATTATACAATAAGAGTAAGTTCTTTAAATGGAGTGAATTATAAAGAAGTTTATTTAAATCCAGGAGAAAATAAAAAAGTTGATTTTGGTCTTGAAAAAGGAGCAAAAATTAAAGGAAGGGTTATTCATAGAGGAAAACCTCTTGAAGAGGTGGAGGTAAGTATAATTGATATTAAAAAGAGAACTTCTATTGCAAAATCTACCACAGATAAAAACGGAGAATATGAGATAATTGGACTTGAAAAAGGAGAATATAAAATAGAAGTGATGAAAGGAGATTGGTTAGACCCTAATAAACTTTTAATTGAAAAGGATATAAAAATAAAAAATGAAGAGAATGAGATAAATTTTGTTTTTCCTGAGAGTACAATTGAAGGGAAGGTTATTGATTTTAAAACAAAAAAGCCTGTTTCAGACATAATAATCAGTGCATATAAAAAAATAAGAAGTTACAGGTTATGGGGAAAAAATGGTTTTGATACTTATGAATATGAATGGATATGGCAGCCGAAACAGAAAGCAAAAACTGATAAAAATGGGAATTTTAAACTTGAAAATGTTGAAGATGGAATGTATGTTATTGTTGCAGGAGATATTAATTCAAAAGATAGAGTTGCTTCAAAACTGTTAAGAGTAAAAAATCCTTTATCATTGAAAAATATAATTCTTGAAATAAATCAACCAGGTAAACTTAAAGTTGAACTATTTGATAAAGAAACAGGTAAGATAATTGAAAAAGCAAGTGTGTGTCTTTTTACCTCTGAAAATTTCTATCTTCATTTAGGTTATCCGGAAGTAAAATACGATGATTATTCCTGGTTTTCTATGAAAAATCCTTATTCATTTAAAAATGGAGAGATAATTTTTGAAAATTTGAAACCCGGAATATATTATGTATTTGCAAGTGCACCGGGATATGTCTGTTCAAGAAAAGAAAAAGTAGTGGTTAAAGAAAATGGAATTTCTGAAAAAAATATAAAACTTGGGCCTGGTTGTATGGTTGAGTTTATTCTAAAAGAACCTGAACCTCCTTTTAATGGTATTTTAACTATTGGATTGAAATTGAAAACAGAGGATGGAAGAATACCACTTATAGATTATTATGGATATAGAATGAGTGGAATATATGAATTTTTTGATGAGAAAGACGGAAAAAAAGTTTTTGTTATTAATACACTGAAAGAAGGAAGATATACAGGAGAAATTGAAATTTACAGAGAAAATTCACTTTATGTAGCAACTTACAAATTCCAAAAACATTTATACAGACAAAAAATTGAATTCAGCGTTGAAAAAGGGAAGAAAAAAGTAATTGAAATAGATATGAGGGAAAAAAGGTTATAATAAATATTATAATCTAACTTTTTATTTTATCAGTTTACCAGTGAAAATAATAAAAGTAAAATCAGGGAAGAAAATACATAACTGGTATCCTGGAAAGAGGGAATGTACATCTGAAAGAATACTTTTAAATCCATATATAGGTTGTGAAGTTGGTTGTTTTTTCTGTTATGCTTTAAGTTATCCGGGTAATTTTCAAAAAGCAAGGAAGGAGAGAGTAATCTTTGTATATGAGAATTTTGTTGAGAATTTAAAAAGACAGATTGAAAAATTGAATATTGCTTTCTGTGGTTATCTTTCTCCTGTTTCAGAACCATTTCAGTCAGTAGAAAAAATATACAAATTATCAGAAAAAACAATAGAATTTTTTGTTGAGAATAATATACCTGTTGAATTCATTACGAAATCAGTTATTCCAGAAAGTGTAGTTGAAATGATAAAACAAAAGAAGCATTCTTTTGGTCAGATTTCAATTTTAACTGTAGATGAAGATTTAAGGAAGAAACTGATGAGAAGAGGAGCAGAGACAGAATTATTATTTAAAAATATTGAGGAACTTGCAAAAAATAATATATTCTGTGTGTGTAGAACTGACCCTATTATTCCATTTATTACCGATGATAGGGAAAAACTTAAAATACTTATTAAAAAAGCAGTTGACAGTGGAGCAAAACATATTGTTTCAAGTATTATGGATATTCCACAGGCAATAAAGGATGATGTGTTGATATATATAAAAAAATTTTTTGGAGAGGATATAAAGAGAAAAATAGAAATTTTATATAATGAGAGAATAGGGAACTGGTTTCATGCTGATATTAGATATAGAAGAGAAATTTTTACTTTTTTAAAAGAAGTTTGTGACAAATATAACATTTCTTTTGCTTTATGTATGGAATTTGAGAAAAAAGATGGTAAAATAATAGGTTTTAATAGGGAATTTATGACAAGTAAAAATTGTGAAGGAATTGATATACCTGTTTATTTCAGAAAAGGAAAAAAGTTTTATCCATTTAATTGTTACGGAAATTGCTTAAAATGTAAAACTGCTGAATGTGGAATAGAAGAACTTGCACAGGGAAATAAAGAAGACAGTTTTTCAGGATGGGATTATTACGATTATTTAAGATGGAATAAGATTGTAGGACAGGAGAAACTTTTATGAAAATTATACTTGCATCAAAATCAGAAAGAAGAAAAGAGTTATTGAAGAAAATTTGTGAAGAATTTAAAGTTGTTGACAGTAATTTTGATGAGAGTGAAATAAAAGAAAAAGACCCTGTTAAATATGCAATTAAATGTGCAATTGAAAAGGCAAAAATTGTTGGAGAAAAATATTCCGATGCAGTTGTCATAGGTGCTGATACTGTTGTTTTTTTAAATAATGAAATTATAGGTAAACCGTCAAGTTATGATGAGGCAAAGGGGATTCTTAAAAAATTATCCGGTACAGAACATTCAGTAATTACAGGGTTTGCGATATATAAAAAGGATGAAAATAAATTGATTACTGATTATGAATTAAGTTATGTAAAGTTTAAAGATATTAAGGATGAAGAAATTGAGGAATATTTAAAGACAGAGGATTTTTGGGATAAAGCGGGTGCTTATGGAATTCAGAACATTGGGGATAGATTTGTTGAATATGTTAAAGGTGATTTTGATAATGTTGTTGGTTTACCTGTAAAAAAATTAAAAAAATATCTTGATGAATTTATTTATGAAGAATTAACGGTTGATATTTATGATATTGCCCTTCCAAATAACTGGGGAGTTGGAAGGTATGAAAATTTTGTTGTATTTGTTCCTGGTGGAGTTACTGGAGACAGGGTAAGAGTTAGGATTTCAAAGTCAAAAAAGAATTACTCTTTCGGAGAGATCGTTGAAATTGAAAAGTCCTCAGAGTATAGAGTTAAACCTGAATGCGAACATTTTGGAGATTGTGGTGGATGTGTTTTTCAGAATGTTCGTTATGAAAAACAACTTGAGATAAAAAAAGAATATCTGATTTCATGTTTAAAAAAATTAGGAGAAATTGAGGAGATTAATTTGAAAGAAATTATACCATCACCTGAAATTTATTTTTACAGAAATAAGATGGAGTTTGCATTTGGTAGTGAAGATGGAAAACTGATTCTTGGATTGAGAGAAAGAAGTTTACCTTATAAAAAATATAGTAAAAGAGTTATTCCTTTGAGAAGATGTTTTATTTTCAGTAAAAAGGTAGAAAAAATTTTCCCAATTGTTTGTGATTTTTTTTCTTCATTGAATATCTCTTCTTATGACCCTTTTAAAAAGACAGGTATTTTGAGGCATCTTGTTATTAAGGAAAGCAAAAATAAAGATGGGATAATGCTTATTTTTGTGACAAAAAGTGGAGTTGATATTGATTTTTCTAAACTGATTGGTTTACTGTTGAAGGAAATTGAAAAAATAAAAAGTATTTACTGGGTAGAAAATGACCAGATATCAGATGTTGTTAATTATGAGAAAAAACATATTCTATATGGAGAAAAATTCATTGAAGAAAAGATAAATAATTTAACTTTTAGAATTTATCCTGAGACATTTTTTCAACCGAATACAAAATGTGCAGAAATTTTATATAAAAAAATTCTTGAAAATATTGATGAAAAGAGTAAAGTCCTTGGTTTATACTGTGGAACAGGACCAATTGAAATAACTGTTTCTAAAAAAGCAGAGGAAGTAATAGGAGTTGATTGGGATATTTCAAATATTAATACTGCTGTTGAAAATTGTAAGATAAACCAGATAAAAAACTGTAATTTTTATGCTGAAAGAGCAGAAAAATTTTTAAATAGAGAATTACACGAATTTTTTAACTATTTAATACTTGACCCACCAAGAGGTGGATTGAGTTCAAAAAGT is a window from the bacterium genome containing:
- a CDS encoding carboxypeptidase regulatory-like domain-containing protein is translated as MVRKLLRIVFLILILKGIILFSDDYEIKGRVVDRNGSGIKNALVAYGPGVFWINYKSVRTDENGFFHLKNLPHEKSIVAVQCKGFSPKFFEITPGKEESIPFLNVELEPGHSVSGYIIDENGKPVKGAQISTMALCRFISAGCEQIYRYLESSCITDEKGYFKLEDLPSEGVFISVYAEGYAMIDKKFLGVDRDDYKIVLKVLGCIRGKIIDEKTKNPVKKFKVKLNFPVLKKITDLTGGFSCDFIKGVNFESEDGTFEISNLTPDAVYKVIIESEGFAPFYIEKVKAKRVQEKEYEIFELKPSFLRIEGYVYNSVKKTPVSDAEVIMIDTLGRNIGFFSWINDYYDYEELGVVRKTRTDEKGKFTISDIRNTRGYFIIKHPEYGKAFYPEIPITEKTKTIEFPIDPSGKIEGIVYDKNKSPISGVEIYLEQKIDGDSAFFGYVKTDENGFYSFQNLSSGYYTIRVSSLNGVNYKEVYLNPGENKKVDFGLEKGAKIKGRVIHRGKPLEEVEVSIIDIKKRTSIAKSTTDKNGEYEIIGLEKGEYKIEVMKGDWLDPNKLLIEKDIKIKNEENEINFVFPESTIEGKVIDFKTKKPVSDIIISAYKKIRSYRLWGKNGFDTYEYEWIWQPKQKAKTDKNGNFKLENVEDGMYVIVAGDINSKDRVASKLLRVKNPLSLKNIILEINQPGKLKVELFDKETGKIIEKASVCLFTSENFYLHLGYPEVKYDDYSWFSMKNPYSFKNGEIIFENLKPGIYYVFASAPGYVCSRKEKVVVKENGISEKNIKLGPGCMVEFILKEPEPPFNGILTIGLKLKTEDGRIPLIDYYGYRMSGIYEFFDEKDGKKVFVINTLKEGRYTGEIEIYRENSLYVATYKFQKHLYRQKIEFSVEKGKKKVIEIDMREKRL
- the rlmD gene encoding 23S rRNA (uracil(1939)-C(5))-methyltransferase RlmD — encoded protein: MKIILASKSERRKELLKKICEEFKVVDSNFDESEIKEKDPVKYAIKCAIEKAKIVGEKYSDAVVIGADTVVFLNNEIIGKPSSYDEAKGILKKLSGTEHSVITGFAIYKKDENKLITDYELSYVKFKDIKDEEIEEYLKTEDFWDKAGAYGIQNIGDRFVEYVKGDFDNVVGLPVKKLKKYLDEFIYEELTVDIYDIALPNNWGVGRYENFVVFVPGGVTGDRVRVRISKSKKNYSFGEIVEIEKSSEYRVKPECEHFGDCGGCVFQNVRYEKQLEIKKEYLISCLKKLGEIEEINLKEIIPSPEIYFYRNKMEFAFGSEDGKLILGLRERSLPYKKYSKRVIPLRRCFIFSKKVEKIFPIVCDFFSSLNISSYDPFKKTGILRHLVIKESKNKDGIMLIFVTKSGVDIDFSKLIGLLLKEIEKIKSIYWVENDQISDVVNYEKKHILYGEKFIEEKINNLTFRIYPETFFQPNTKCAEILYKKILENIDEKSKVLGLYCGTGPIEITVSKKAEEVIGVDWDISNINTAVENCKINQIKNCNFYAERAEKFLNRELHEFFNYLILDPPRGGLSSKSIKKILKKKIPNIIYISCNPSTLSRDLKEFKEGGYSIEKILLFDFFPHTSHLESFVLLKKYE